Proteins found in one Physeter macrocephalus isolate SW-GA chromosome 17, ASM283717v5, whole genome shotgun sequence genomic segment:
- the SDR42E1 gene encoding short-chain dehydrogenase/reductase family 42E member 1 isoform X1, with protein MDSQKSLKETVLVTGGGGYFGFRLGCALNQKGVRVILFDISSPAQTIPEGIKFIRGDIRHLSDVEKAFQDVDVACVFHIASYGMSGREQLNRNLIEEVNVGGTDNILQACRRQGVPRLVYTSTFNVIFVGQVIRNGDESLPYLPLHLHPDHYSRSKSVAEKKVLEANGTALERSDGVLRTCALRPAGIYGPGEQRHLPRIVSYVEKGLFKFVYGDPKSLVEFVHVDNLVQAHILASVALKADKGHIASGQPYFISDGRPVNNFEFFRPLVEGLGYQFPSIRLPLTLIYYFAFLTETAHFILGRLYNFQPFLTRTEVYKTGVTHYFSLEKAKKELGYEAQPFDLQEVVEWFKAHGHGRSPGSRDSECLIWDGLLVVLLVIAVLAWLPPSVILSV; from the exons ATGGACTCCCAAAAATCTCTGAAGGAAACAGTCCTCGTTACGGGAGGAGGTGGCTATTTTGGCTTCCG CCTAGGCTGTGCTCTGAACCAGAAGGGAGTCCGTGTGATTCTGTTTGACATCAGCAGCCCTGCTCAAACCATTCCAGAAGGAATCAAGTTTATACGTGGAGACATCCGCCACCTCTCTGACGTAGAGAAAGCCTTCCAGGATGTGGATGTCGCTTGTGTGTTCCATATTGCCTCTTACGGTATGTCAGGGCGCGAGCAACTGAATCGAAACCTGATTGAAGAAGTGAACGTGGGGGGCACAGACAACATCCTCCAGGCTTGCAGGAGGCAAGGGGTGCCAAGGTTAGTTTACACTAGCACCTTCAATGTCATCTTCGTAGGTCAAGTTATCAGAAATGGAGATGAATCCCTGCCTTACCTACCTCTTCACCTCCATCCTGATCACTACTCTCGGAGCAAATCTGTTGCAGAGAAGAAGGTGCTGGAGGCCAATGGTACAGCCCTGGAAAGGAGTGATGGGGTCTTGAGAACCTGTGCTCTGAGGCCGGCTGGCATCTATGGGCCTGGAGAACAAAGGCACCTCCCCAGGATAGTAAGCTACGTTGAGAAGGGCCTGTTCAAGTTTGTGTACGGAGACCCCAAGAGTCTGGTTGAATTTGTCCATGTGGATAACTTGGTGCAGGCTCACATTCTGGCTTCAGTGGCCCTGAAAGCTGACAAGGGCCACATTGCCTCTGGGCAGCCCTACTTCATCTCAGATGGCAGACCTGTGAACAACTTTGAGTTCTTCCGGCCTTTGGTTGAGGGCCTGGGCTACCAGTTCCCATCCATCCGCCTGCCCTTGACTCTCATCTACTACTTTGCTTTCCTAACCGAGACGGCCCACTTCATTCTGGGTCGACTGTACAACTTCCAGCCCTTCCTCACCCGCACCGAAGTTTACAAAACCGGAGTCACACATTACTTTAGCCTAGAGAAAGCCAAGAAGGAGCTAGGTTACGAGGCTCAGCCATTTGACCTCCAGGAAGTAGTAGAATGGTTTAAAGCCCATGGTCATGGCAGAAGTCCTGGAAGTCGTGACTCTGAGTGTCTTATTTGGGATGGGCTGTTGGTCGTACTCTTGGTTATAGCGGTTCTCGCATGGCTGCCGCCTTCTGTGATTCTGTCAGTGTGA
- the SDR42E1 gene encoding short-chain dehydrogenase/reductase family 42E member 1 isoform X2: MDSQKSLKETVLVTGGGGYFGFRLGCALNQKGVRVILFDISSPAQTIPEGIKFIRGDIRHLSDVEKAFQDVDVACVFHIASYGQVIRNGDESLPYLPLHLHPDHYSRSKSVAEKKVLEANGTALERSDGVLRTCALRPAGIYGPGEQRHLPRIVSYVEKGLFKFVYGDPKSLVEFVHVDNLVQAHILASVALKADKGHIASGQPYFISDGRPVNNFEFFRPLVEGLGYQFPSIRLPLTLIYYFAFLTETAHFILGRLYNFQPFLTRTEVYKTGVTHYFSLEKAKKELGYEAQPFDLQEVVEWFKAHGHGRSPGSRDSECLIWDGLLVVLLVIAVLAWLPPSVILSV, encoded by the exons ATGGACTCCCAAAAATCTCTGAAGGAAACAGTCCTCGTTACGGGAGGAGGTGGCTATTTTGGCTTCCG CCTAGGCTGTGCTCTGAACCAGAAGGGAGTCCGTGTGATTCTGTTTGACATCAGCAGCCCTGCTCAAACCATTCCAGAAGGAATCAAGTTTATACGTGGAGACATCCGCCACCTCTCTGACGTAGAGAAAGCCTTCCAGGATGTGGATGTCGCTTGTGTGTTCCATATTGCCTCTTACG GTCAAGTTATCAGAAATGGAGATGAATCCCTGCCTTACCTACCTCTTCACCTCCATCCTGATCACTACTCTCGGAGCAAATCTGTTGCAGAGAAGAAGGTGCTGGAGGCCAATGGTACAGCCCTGGAAAGGAGTGATGGGGTCTTGAGAACCTGTGCTCTGAGGCCGGCTGGCATCTATGGGCCTGGAGAACAAAGGCACCTCCCCAGGATAGTAAGCTACGTTGAGAAGGGCCTGTTCAAGTTTGTGTACGGAGACCCCAAGAGTCTGGTTGAATTTGTCCATGTGGATAACTTGGTGCAGGCTCACATTCTGGCTTCAGTGGCCCTGAAAGCTGACAAGGGCCACATTGCCTCTGGGCAGCCCTACTTCATCTCAGATGGCAGACCTGTGAACAACTTTGAGTTCTTCCGGCCTTTGGTTGAGGGCCTGGGCTACCAGTTCCCATCCATCCGCCTGCCCTTGACTCTCATCTACTACTTTGCTTTCCTAACCGAGACGGCCCACTTCATTCTGGGTCGACTGTACAACTTCCAGCCCTTCCTCACCCGCACCGAAGTTTACAAAACCGGAGTCACACATTACTTTAGCCTAGAGAAAGCCAAGAAGGAGCTAGGTTACGAGGCTCAGCCATTTGACCTCCAGGAAGTAGTAGAATGGTTTAAAGCCCATGGTCATGGCAGAAGTCCTGGAAGTCGTGACTCTGAGTGTCTTATTTGGGATGGGCTGTTGGTCGTACTCTTGGTTATAGCGGTTCTCGCATGGCTGCCGCCTTCTGTGATTCTGTCAGTGTGA